In Pseudomonas sp. PDM14, a genomic segment contains:
- a CDS encoding hydroxymethylpyrimidine/phosphomethylpyrimidine kinase, with product MNRHNSRPVVLCLSGHDPSGGAGLQADIEALLAQGCHAAPAVTALTVQDTVNVSDFRVLDREWVLAQAHAVIADLPVAAVKLGMLGSVQMVDTVLEIMQLLPGIPLVCDPVLRAGGGGSLGKDDVGFAMRERLLPVAAIATPNLPEARILAELPDGTADECAEKLLPKIQHLLITGGHGDESEVHNRLYSRDGSRYTFTCQRLPGSYHGSGCTLASTLAGRLALGEELSSAVRSALDYTWRTLRDAEQPGRGQFVPRRLPLDFAQ from the coding sequence CATCGAAGCTCTGCTCGCCCAGGGCTGCCACGCCGCCCCCGCCGTCACCGCCCTGACCGTGCAGGACACCGTCAACGTTTCCGACTTCCGCGTGCTCGACCGCGAGTGGGTACTGGCCCAGGCCCATGCGGTAATCGCCGACCTGCCGGTGGCCGCCGTCAAGCTGGGCATGCTCGGCTCGGTGCAGATGGTCGATACCGTGCTGGAAATCATGCAGCTGCTGCCCGGCATCCCACTGGTCTGCGACCCGGTGCTGCGCGCCGGTGGTGGCGGCTCGCTGGGCAAGGACGACGTCGGCTTCGCCATGCGCGAACGCCTGCTGCCGGTCGCTGCCATTGCCACGCCAAACCTGCCGGAAGCCCGCATCCTCGCCGAGCTGCCCGATGGCACCGCGGATGAGTGTGCCGAGAAGCTGCTGCCGAAAATCCAACACCTGTTGATCACCGGCGGCCACGGCGACGAAAGCGAAGTGCACAACCGCCTCTATTCGCGTGATGGCAGCCGCTACACCTTCACCTGCCAGCGCCTGCCCGGCAGCTACCACGGCTCCGGCTGCACCCTGGCCAGCACCCTCGCCGGCCGCCTGGCCCTGGGCGAAGAACTGAGCAGCGCCGTGCGCTCGGCCCTCGACTACACCTGGCGCACCCTGCGCGATGCGGAGCAGCCGGGTCGTGGCCAGTTCGTGCCACGCCGCCTGCCATTGGACTTCGCCCAGTGA
- the thiE gene encoding thiamine phosphate synthase: protein MRGLYAITDSQLLGDGKLLPYVESALKGGVRLLQYRDKSSDAARRLREAEALRELCARYHAELIINDDAELAARLGVGVHLGQTDGSLGVARALLGRKAIIGATCHARLELAEQAVAEGASYIAFGRFFNSQTKPGAPAATVDLLEQAKSRFSLPIVAIGGVTLENAPPLIERGASLIAVVHALFAADSSAEVERRARAFSALFA from the coding sequence CTGCGTGGGCTCTACGCCATCACCGACAGCCAGCTGCTCGGCGACGGCAAGCTGTTGCCCTATGTCGAATCCGCACTGAAAGGCGGCGTGCGCCTGCTGCAGTACCGCGACAAGTCCAGCGACGCCGCGCGGCGCCTGCGCGAAGCCGAGGCCCTGCGCGAACTGTGCGCCCGTTACCACGCCGAGCTGATCATCAATGACGACGCCGAACTGGCCGCGCGCCTTGGCGTCGGCGTGCACCTTGGCCAGACCGACGGTTCGCTCGGAGTAGCCCGCGCATTGCTCGGGCGCAAGGCAATCATCGGTGCCACCTGTCATGCTCGTCTCGAACTGGCCGAGCAGGCGGTCGCCGAAGGCGCCAGCTACATCGCCTTCGGGCGCTTCTTCAATTCGCAGACCAAGCCCGGCGCGCCGGCTGCCACGGTGGACTTGTTGGAGCAGGCGAAGAGCCGCTTCAGCCTGCCGATCGTCGCCATCGGCGGTGTCACGCTGGAGAACGCGCCCCCGCTGATCGAGCGCGGTGCCAGCCTGATCGCCGTCGTCCACGCCCTGTTCGCCGCGGACAGCAGCGCCGAAGTGGAGCGCCGCGCGCGCGCCTTCAGCGCCCTATTCGCCTGA
- the hemL gene encoding glutamate-1-semialdehyde 2,1-aminomutase encodes MSRSETLFANAQKHIPGGVNSPVRAFKSVGGTPLFFKHAAGAYVTDEDDKRYVDYVGSWGPMILGHGHPDVLDAVRNQLQHGLSYGAPTAMETEMADLVCSIVPSMEMVRMVSSGTEATMSAIRLARGYTGRDAIIKFEGCYHGHSDSLLVKAGSGLLTQGVPSSAGVPADFAKHTLTLPFNDLEAVKAMLAEVGQTVACIIVEPVAGNMNCVPPAPGFLEGLREQCDQHGVVLIFDEVMTGFRVALGGAQAHYGVTPDLSTFGKIVGGGMPVGCFGGKRAIMQRIAPLGPVYQAGTLSGNPLAMAAGLTTLKLISRPGFHAELSDYTSRMLAGLQERADAASIPFVTTQAGGMFGLYFSGADDIVTFDDVMASDAERFKRFFHLMLDGGVYLAPSAFEAGFTSIAHGETELKLTLDAAERAFAKLA; translated from the coding sequence ATGTCCCGCTCCGAAACGCTGTTCGCCAACGCCCAGAAACATATCCCCGGCGGCGTCAACTCGCCGGTTCGCGCCTTCAAGAGCGTCGGCGGCACGCCGCTGTTCTTCAAGCACGCCGCCGGCGCCTACGTGACGGACGAAGACGACAAGCGCTACGTGGACTACGTCGGCTCCTGGGGCCCAATGATCCTCGGCCACGGCCACCCGGACGTGCTCGATGCGGTGCGCAACCAGCTGCAGCACGGCTTGTCCTACGGCGCGCCGACCGCCATGGAAACCGAGATGGCTGACCTGGTGTGCAGCATCGTGCCGTCCATGGAAATGGTGCGCATGGTCAGCTCCGGCACCGAGGCAACCATGAGCGCCATCCGCCTGGCCCGTGGCTACACCGGCCGCGACGCGATCATCAAGTTCGAAGGCTGCTACCACGGGCATTCCGACAGTCTGTTGGTTAAAGCCGGCTCCGGCCTGCTGACCCAGGGCGTACCAAGCTCGGCCGGGGTACCGGCGGACTTCGCCAAACACACCCTGACCCTGCCGTTCAACGACCTCGAAGCGGTCAAGGCGATGCTCGCCGAAGTCGGCCAGACCGTGGCCTGCATCATCGTCGAGCCAGTCGCTGGCAACATGAACTGCGTGCCGCCGGCGCCGGGCTTCCTCGAAGGCCTGCGCGAGCAGTGCGACCAGCACGGCGTGGTACTGATCTTCGACGAAGTGATGACCGGTTTCCGCGTCGCCCTTGGCGGCGCCCAGGCCCACTACGGCGTGACCCCGGACCTGTCGACCTTCGGCAAGATCGTCGGCGGCGGCATGCCGGTCGGCTGCTTCGGTGGCAAACGCGCAATCATGCAACGCATCGCCCCGCTCGGCCCGGTCTACCAGGCCGGCACGCTGTCGGGCAACCCGCTGGCCATGGCTGCCGGCCTGACCACCCTGAAGCTGATCAGCCGCCCGGGCTTCCACGCCGAACTGAGCGACTACACCAGCCGCATGCTGGCCGGCCTGCAGGAGCGCGCCGATGCAGCAAGCATTCCCTTCGTCACCACCCAGGCCGGCGGCATGTTCGGCCTGTACTTCAGCGGCGCCGACGACATCGTCACCTTCGATGACGTAATGGCCAGCGATGCCGAACGCTTCAAGCGCTTCTTCCACCTGATGCTGGATGGCGGCGTGTACCTGGCGCCGAGCGCCTTCGAAGCCGGCTTCACCTCCATCGCCCACGGCGAGACCGAGCTGAAGCTGACCCTCGACGCCGCCGAACGCGCCTTCGCCAAACTGGCGTGA